In Lactiplantibacillus pentosus, the sequence ACAACAATAGTGGCAATGCCAAGATGGCGGCCATGGGCATGAAATCAAAGGGTTCTTGCTGCTACCTCTACCTCTCAAGCAAGTTGATCAAGGAAAATCCAGCTAAGGCGAAGGCTATCGTTCGGTCATACAAACAAGCGGCTGCCTGGATCAACAAGCATCCAGAAGAAACGGCCAAGATTGAGTTGAACAAGGGTTACGTTTCAAAGACCAAGTTTATCAACGTCAAGAACGTCACTCAGATTTTGAAGGATGAACATTTTGAATTGAACTTGAAGACCGGTAAGGAAGACTTGAGCTACTACATCAAGCAATTGAAACAAGCCGGTTACTTGAAGAAGAACACGAACAACAAACAGTTACTGAAACAAGCTTACTGGTACCCAGACTTGTCGAAGGATTAAGTTGAAGGAGGTTGAATCACATGCAAATCACAGCAGTCCAATTGAGTCGTAAAAAGGCTGCGCAGGCCACCAAGACGACCGGGCGTTACTGGAAGCCGTGGCACCTGACCTGGAATATTATCAGCTTAATTGTTGTTGCCCTCGCGTATTTTGAAAATCAATGGGTGACGGCACAAGAATATGTTAATAATCAGACTTATCATTGGTTCTTGGGCCTGTACTTCGCCTACTTATTGCTGGTGACGATCATCGGCGCGGTGACCCATGGCCGCATTCGCCGGTACAACGGCCATTTCGCGCAATTAAACGTCTCGTTAGGCGGTTTATTGATCGTTCAAGATTTATTGACACAGAAATTTGCGGTCTTGGAACAACCATTTTTCGTTAGTTTTGCCCAGATTTTAGACCAGATGCGTGAAAACGCGGCCTTGTTGTGGGCCTCGACACTCTCATCGCTGGGCTTGTGGTTAATCAGCTTTGTGATTGGGACGTTGCTGGGCATCTTGCTCGGCCTTGGGATGGGGCGTTATCGGCAGTTTAACTACTGGGCTTTCCCGTATTTAAAAGTTATTGGGATCATTCCGGCGGCAGCTTGGATGCCACTGACGATGGTGATTTTCCCGACCAGCTACATGGCAGAAGTCTTTTTGATTGCCTTTTCCGTCTGGTTCCCGGTAGCGTTTATGACGATTGGTGGGGTCCAAGGTATCAGTAAAGAATACTTTGAATCGGCCCGGACCTTGGGCTTTAGCGAGTGGCAAATCATCCGCAAAATCGTGTTACCAGGTGCCCTACCGAGTATTTTTACCGGCGTTTACACGGCGATGGGCCTATCCTTTACCATGCTAGTGATTTCTGAAATGATTGGCGCCAAAGTCGGGCTAGGTTGGTTTATCAACTGGGCTAAAGGTACCGGTAACTATACCCAGGTCTACGCGGCCATCGTGATTATGGCGATTCTATTTTCAGTGCTATTTGCGGTGTTCACGAAGGTCCAAGATTACTGCTTGCGTTGGCGCGACAGTAGTCACTAGAAAGGAGCTTGGCAATTATGGGATTACTGACAGTACAACATGTCAATCAGCGATTGGCGGACAACACTGGTCGTTCAATTGACGTGTTAGACGATATTGATTTTACGGTCGATCCGGGTGAATTTATCGCCATTATCGGACCTTCAGGTTGTGGCAAGACCACGCTGTTGCGGCTCATTTCAGGATTGGACCAGCCTGCTAGTGGCCAGTTGAAAATCGACGACCAATTGATTACGCGCCCGGATTATTCGCGGGGCTACGTCTTCCAGCACGGCAGCCTCTTTCCGTGGGCGACCATCAAAGAGAACATTAGCGTTGGCTTGAAAGTGACTCGCGGCCGGCACTTCGACCACCAGTTAGTGACACATTATATTGACTTGATGGGACTGACGGGCTTTGAAAACGCATATCCGCACCAAGTCTCAGGTGGGATGGCGCAACGAGCGGCGTTGGCCCGGTCGATTATCATGAATCCGGAATTATTATTACTGGACGAACCGATGGGCGCACTCGACGCCTTCACCCGCGCGGATATTCAAAATGTTATTGAACGTGTTTGGCAACAGACCAAGACGACGATGATTTTAGTGACACATGACATCGATGAAGCCGTTTATTTGAGTGACCGCATCATTGTCATGACACCGCGCCCCGGACGCATCAAAGAAATCGTGACCAATCCGCTGCCGCATCCGCGCTCGCGCGTCAGTGCCGATTTTGCGGCTTTCCGTCATCAAATTCAAGATAAACTAAACTTCGGTGCCCGTGACGAACAAGCGGCCCGCTAATTAAAAATGCTGCTCAAGTGACTTAGCTAATGACTAAGCACTTGAGCAGCATTTTTTTACTTTGTGGAACTGATTTGAATTGATTTGCAATAGACCATAGGTAAAGAGTTGGATTACTGTTCGTCTGCCGGTGATCTCCTTAGTCCGACTTCGGGGGCCGGCTGACAACGCTGGAACAGGGCGGACATCGATTTGAACTCACGCAGAAACCCACTGCGCAATTTCAAATACGAGTCTTCTTCTAGCCCGGGAAGACCACCCGGACAAGAAGAACTTCGCCCTTGAGCATTGTCAGCCAGCCCCTTCAGTCGGGAAACCGCTCGAATGGCGGATGAACGACCACCGAATTAGGTGCAATTGGCCACTGAATATTGGGAGACTGGTCCTTCAAGCAAACTCTGAATTGATACCGATGATTAGTTATTGAACGCCGGATTTATTCAACATAAATACTTGTCCGATTCAAATACTGAGATGATGGTCTGAAAATCATTCACTAATCTCAATGAATTGGCCTTGAGATCAATCAATAGCATTACCCTTCGTTTAGTGTTTAAAACATTGTTATCTTAGATGGTTAGAGAAAGTTCTGACAATGTTCAGTAACATCGCTGATTCCGATGATTAAAGCCATGAGTATAACAGCTTTTATCAGGAACCAGCTTTACAGTTTGTTACTAAAATAACTGTTTGCTTCGAATCAACGACTAGTTTATTTAAAGTTGGGTCCGCACATGTCTGCCTTTCGAATACCATCCCTGGCTGGAAGGTGTTTCTGACAATGCTCAGCGATGAAATTCCACTTAGCAAGCGTTTTTGGCTTGGTTAGTGGAAGACCAGTATTTAAGACGTGGTTTGTCGGCTTAAATCTGCGTCCATCGCGTTCCAGCGTTGTCAGAAATGCCTGTAAGCCGGCCTAGGACGCAGCTGGCCAAATAGTTTTATGCAAACCTGCACTGTTTCCAGCGGTCCTCAGCTGGCGGTTTTGAACTTAAGCGCTTAATAACGTAACAACTAAGCCCGCACCGGCGCAGGTACGACGGTTAGGAGTGTCACTAAAGTGTCGATGGCTGTGATGAGCGGTTGACCGTGGTTGAGGGCGGCCGTTGCCACGGGGTTATGTGGTTGGTCGTCAAGCGTGAAGCCGATTGCAGTAGTGGTTGCATCCCAATCGCTAGGGTCGTGGATGATCGTGACTGGTACGTCGTGAGTTTTCAACAAAGCTTGAACACCAGCATGCGTTAAGGTCGCATTGTCGGTGATAATACCAGCGGATGGTTGCCAGTCATTGACTTGGTAACTATCGGCCATTGCTGCGTGCCAAGCGGCGGCAATGGTCGGACCGACGCCCAGCGTTTCGCCCGTCGATTTCATTTCCGGACTTAGGACGACCGGCGTCTGTGGCAGCTTGTTGAACGAAAAGACGGGGGCTTTGATGGCGACTTGATTGGGCTGTGGCGTCAGTAATCCTGGCTGCAGTCCGAGGTCGGCGAACGTTTGACCCAGGATCAGTTGCGTCGCAAGTTGGGCAAGCGGCAAGTGCGTCACTTTACTCATGTATGGTACCGTCCGGCTGGCCCGTGGGTTGACGTCAATGACGTAGACCTTGTCGGTGACGACAAATTGGATATTCATCATGCCGATACAGTGTAGGTGTTGGGCGAGTTTGGTGGCAATGGTGACAATTTGGTCTTGGACCGTGGCCGACAAATGTTGGGGCGGATAGACCGTGATCGAATCACCAGAGTGCACACCAGCCCCTTCGATATGTTCCATGATTCCGGGAATGAAGCAGTGCGTGCCGTCAGAAAGCACGTCGACCTCACATTCGGTCCCGGCTAAGTACTGGTCCATCAAAATAGGGGCGCCATGACCCGCCGCGACTGCGGATTTAATGACCGGCGTGAGTTCCTGAGCATCATGCACGATGGCCATTGCCCGGCCGCCCAGCACGAAACTCGGACGTACGAGCAGTGGATAGCCGATGGTTTCGGCGGCTTTGAGTGCACCGTCAAAATCAGTGACGGTGGTGCCGGCAGCTTGAGCAATGTCTAATTGTTGCAAACAGGCCGCAAAGTCTTGCCGATTTTCGGTCAGGTCCGTCGCAGCAACACTCGTTCCGAGAACGTTAACACCGCAT encodes:
- a CDS encoding ABC transporter permease, producing the protein MQITAVQLSRKKAAQATKTTGRYWKPWHLTWNIISLIVVALAYFENQWVTAQEYVNNQTYHWFLGLYFAYLLLVTIIGAVTHGRIRRYNGHFAQLNVSLGGLLIVQDLLTQKFAVLEQPFFVSFAQILDQMRENAALLWASTLSSLGLWLISFVIGTLLGILLGLGMGRYRQFNYWAFPYLKVIGIIPAAAWMPLTMVIFPTSYMAEVFLIAFSVWFPVAFMTIGGVQGISKEYFESARTLGFSEWQIIRKIVLPGALPSIFTGVYTAMGLSFTMLVISEMIGAKVGLGWFINWAKGTGNYTQVYAAIVIMAILFSVLFAVFTKVQDYCLRWRDSSH
- a CDS encoding ABC transporter ATP-binding protein yields the protein MGLLTVQHVNQRLADNTGRSIDVLDDIDFTVDPGEFIAIIGPSGCGKTTLLRLISGLDQPASGQLKIDDQLITRPDYSRGYVFQHGSLFPWATIKENISVGLKVTRGRHFDHQLVTHYIDLMGLTGFENAYPHQVSGGMAQRAALARSIIMNPELLLLDEPMGALDAFTRADIQNVIERVWQQTKTTMILVTHDIDEAVYLSDRIIVMTPRPGRIKEIVTNPLPHPRSRVSADFAAFRHQIQDKLNFGARDEQAAR